Genomic window (Stenotrophomonas maltophilia):
GTGCCGCCGGGCTTCATCCCGACCCAGGACAAGCTGTACCTGATTGCCGGTGTGAAGCTGCCGGAAGGTTCGTCGATCGCGCGTACCGATGAAATGCTGCGCAAGGTCGCCAAGATCGCCCAGGAAACCGATGGCGTAGCCCACACCATCTCGTTCCCGGGTTTGAACGCGCTGCAGTTCACCAATACGCCGAACACCGGTGTGGCGTTCATTCCGCTCAAGCCGTTCGCCGAGCGCCATGGCCGCACCGCCGCGCAGATCAATGCCGAGATCAACCAGAAGATCGCTGGCCTGCAGGAGGGCTTCGCCTTCGCGATGATGCCGCCGCCCATCCTCGGCCTGGGCAACGGCAACGGCTACCAGATGTTCATCGAGGACCGCGGCAATCTGGGGTACGGCGCGCTGCAGAATGCCGTGCAGGCGATGCAGGGCACCGTTGCGCAGACCCCGGGCATGGCCTTCCCGATTTCCAGCTACCAGGCCAACGTGCCGCAGCTGGATGCCGAAGTGGACCGCGTCAAGGCCAAGGCCCAGGGCGTGCAGCTCACTGAACTGTTCGACACGCTGCAGACCTACCTCGGTTCGGCCTACGTCAACGACTTCAACCAGTTCGGCCGTACCTGGCAGGTGATCGCCCAGGCAGACGGTCCGTACCGCGAGACGGTCGAGGACATCGGCAAGCTGCGTACCCGCAACGACCGTGGCGAGATGGTGCCGATCGGTTCGATGGTCACCATCAAGCAGACCTTCGGCCCGGACCCGGTGCTGCGCTTCAATGGCTATCCGGCGGCTGACCTGGCCGGTGAAGCCGACCCGCGTCTGCTGTCTTCGGCCGAGGCGATGAACAAGCTGACCGAGATCGCCGGCAAGGTGCTGCCGGTAGGCATGACCACCGAATGGACCGACCTGAGCTACCAGCAGGCAACCCAGGGCAAGGCCGCCTTCATCGTGTTCCCGGTGGCGATCATGCTGGCCTTCCTGGTGCTGGCTGCGCTGTACGAGAGCTGGTCGCTGCCGCTGGCGGTGATCCTGATCGTACCGATGACCCTGCTGTCCGCACTGTTCGGCGTGTGGCTGACCGGTGGTGACAACAACGTGTTCGTGCAGGTCGGCCTGGTGGTGTTGATGGGTCTGGCGTGCAAGAACGCGATCCTGATCGTCGAATTCGCCAGAGAGCTGGAGATGGGCGGCAAGGGCATCGTTGAAGCCGCGCTGGAAGCCTGCCGCCTGCGTCTGCGTCCGATCGTGATGACTTCCATCGCGTTCATCGCCGGCACCGTGCCGCTGGTGCTGTCGCACGGCGCGGGTGCCGAGGTGCGCTCGGTAACGGGTATCACCGTGTTTGCTGGCATGCTGGGCGTGACCCTGTTCGGCCTGTTCCTCACCCCGGTGTTCTACGTGGCCCTGCGCAAGTTCGTCACCCGCAACGGTGGCGGCCAGCTGGTGCAGCACGGCGCGCCGACCATCCATCACTGACATGGAACTCCACCGGCACCGGTCCCCCAACCGGTGTCGGATTTCCCCCTCCAAAGGCATGACTCCATGAACACCCATCAGAACAAGATCGCACTGGTCACTGGTGCCACCCGCGGTATCGGCGCCGAGACCGTGCGCCAGCTGGCACAGGCCGGCGTGCACACGCTGCTGGCCGGCCGCAAGCGCGAGACCACCGTGGAGCAGGCACTGAAGCTGCAGGCCGAGGGCCTGCCGGTGGAAGCGCTGCAGCTGGACGTCACCGACGGTGCCAGCATCGCCGAGGCCGTGCAGCAGGTGCGTGAGCGCCATGGCCGTCTCGACATCCTGGTCAACAACGCTGGCGTGCTGCTGGAAAACCCGGCGCAGCGGCCGTCCGAGCAGTCGCTGGACACCTGGCGCCGCACCTTCGACACCAACGTCTATGCGCTGGTGGCGGTGACCCAGGCGTTCCTGCCGCTGCTGCAGCAGGCCAAGGCCGGCCGCATCGTGAATGTCTCCAGCATCCTCGGCTCGCAGACCCTGCATGCCGATCCGGCGTCCGGCATCTACGACATGAAGGTTCCGGCCTACAACGCCTCCAAGGCAGCGGTGAACAGCTGGACACTGGCGCTGGCGCACGAACTGCGCAGCACGCAGATCAAGGTCAACACCGTGCATCCGGGCTACGTGAAAACCGACATGAACGGCGGCCACGGCGAGATCGAAATCGCCGAGGGCGCGCGTTCCAGCGTGCAGATGGCACTGATCGGCCATGAAGGCCCGAACGGCAGCTTCACCTACCTGGGCGAGGTGCTGCCATGGTGATCCGCACGTTGGCGATGGCCGTCTCCAGCCTGGTGCTGGCAGGCTGTGTCAGCGTCGGCCCGAACTACAAGGCCCCGGTGCAGGAACCGGTGGTGCTGCAGGGGGCGCAGCAGCCGGTGTTCAGCACCACCTCGCCGGTGGCGAGCTGGTGGGCGCAGTTCGATGACCCGGTGCTGGAAGAACTGGTTCACGGCGCACTGTCAGACAACCTGGACCTGCGCGTGGCCGTGGCCCGCGTCAGCCAGGCCCGCGCGGTGTTCGTCGAAAGCCGCTTCGACCAGGCTCCTCACATCACCGCAGGCGGCAGCTACGATCGCCGCAAGCAACCCGATCCGCAGCTGGGTGGGCAGCGGGTGTTCAGTGAAAGCTACCAGCTCGGCTTCGACGCCGGCTGGGAGCTGGATCTGTTCGGCCGCAAGCGCCGCGCTGCAGAAGCCGCGCGTGCCGACCTCGGTGCCGAGCAGGCCAACCTGGCCGACGCGCAGGTACTGGTCGCCGCCGAAGTGGCACGCAACTACTTCGAGCTGCGTGGTACGCAGAAGCGCATCGCAGTGGCCCAGCACACGCTGGAAAACCTGCGCGATACGCAGAAGCTGACCGAGGCGCGCTGGGAACTGGGCGCAGGCAGCGAGCTGGATGTGCAGAGCAGCCGTGCCCGCCTGAAGGCGATCGAGGCTGACATTCCGCTGCTGGAAGTGGCCGAGGCGCAGTCACGCAACCGACTGGCCGTGCTGCTGGGCCAGCGCCCGGAAGTGCTGACCGACATGCTCGCACCGCATGACGTGCCGGCCTTCGCCAAGGCGCTGCCGCTGGGTGATACCCGCGAGCTGCTGCGCCAGCGCGCCGACGTGCGCGTGGCCGAGCGTCGCCTGGCGGCCGCGACTGCACGTGTGGGCGTGGCCACCGCGGACCTGTTCCCGCGGTTGTCGCTGTCCGGCTTCGTCGGCTTCCTCGGCGGCGATGCCAGTGGCCTGGTCAATGGCAACAACAAGGCCTGGTCGCTGACCCCATCGCTGAGCTGGGCCGCATTCGACTTCGGTACCGTGCGTGCGCGCCTGCGTGCCAGCAAGGCTGAAGCCGAAGGCGTGGCCGCGCAGTATGAGCAGGCGGTACTGCTGGCCCTGGAAGACACCGAGAACGCGCTGACCCGCTATTCCAAGCAGCAGGCGCGGTTGGCGATCGTGGTCGAGCAGGCGCAGGCGGCACGGCGTGCCGAATCGCTGGCGCAGATCCGCTACCGCGAGGGCTCGGAGGACTTCCTGACGCTGCTGGATGCGCAGCGTACGCAGCTGGCAGCCGATGATGCGTTGGCCGCGGCCGAGTCCGAGGTCAACGTCAGCGTGGTGGGGGTGTACAAGGCGCTGGGTGGTTGGGGTCAATCACCGCAGGCGCCGAGTGTGGCGCAGTTGCAGTAACCGCAGGGGACGGAAGCAGTGGCTTCCGTCCCCTTCTTCTTTCAAGGCCAGTGATTGGCCGGCACCTCGCGCTCGCGCATGCGCACGATGCAGAAGCGATGGCCGGTCGGTGCTTCCATCACCCACCAACGTTTGACGAAGCCTATCCGGCGCGCGCCGAGCTTCTCCAGGCGGTCGGCCTCGGCATCGATGTCGTCGCTCTCGATGTCCAGGTGCACCCGTGACGGGTGATCGACCCGTTGGACTTCCACGTTCAAGCCTGCCGGCGCACCCAGCAGGTCGGCATATTCGGCGCCCCCTTCGACATGTGCCGCCTGTGCCTGCAGGCCCAGCGCGGCAGCCCAGAAGCGGGCGCCTTCGTCGGCGGGAAGGTCCTGGCAGTCGATGATGAATCCGGCCAGCCGGCTCTGGTGTGCCATGTCCTGCTCCACAGTGTGGGGAATATGCGGCAGGGTAACGCGGGCATTCCGCGAACATCTTCACGTCTGTGACGTTTCTGACTCTGCCGAAACTGGAGCCCGCCGTGTAACTAGTGAGGCAGGCTCTTGGGAGGACAGACGATGACCGGCGACAAACGGGATACCCAGCGCATGTTGTTTGGTGATCCGGGGCCACCCGATGCCGGGCTGTCGGTGGCCGTTGTGGTGCTGCTGGTACTGGGGGCGATGGCTG
Coding sequences:
- a CDS encoding SDR family oxidoreductase; this translates as MNTHQNKIALVTGATRGIGAETVRQLAQAGVHTLLAGRKRETTVEQALKLQAEGLPVEALQLDVTDGASIAEAVQQVRERHGRLDILVNNAGVLLENPAQRPSEQSLDTWRRTFDTNVYALVAVTQAFLPLLQQAKAGRIVNVSSILGSQTLHADPASGIYDMKVPAYNASKAAVNSWTLALAHELRSTQIKVNTVHPGYVKTDMNGGHGEIEIAEGARSSVQMALIGHEGPNGSFTYLGEVLPW
- a CDS encoding efflux transporter outer membrane subunit, with the translated sequence MVIRTLAMAVSSLVLAGCVSVGPNYKAPVQEPVVLQGAQQPVFSTTSPVASWWAQFDDPVLEELVHGALSDNLDLRVAVARVSQARAVFVESRFDQAPHITAGGSYDRRKQPDPQLGGQRVFSESYQLGFDAGWELDLFGRKRRAAEAARADLGAEQANLADAQVLVAAEVARNYFELRGTQKRIAVAQHTLENLRDTQKLTEARWELGAGSELDVQSSRARLKAIEADIPLLEVAEAQSRNRLAVLLGQRPEVLTDMLAPHDVPAFAKALPLGDTRELLRQRADVRVAERRLAAATARVGVATADLFPRLSLSGFVGFLGGDASGLVNGNNKAWSLTPSLSWAAFDFGTVRARLRASKAEAEGVAAQYEQAVLLALEDTENALTRYSKQQARLAIVVEQAQAARRAESLAQIRYREGSEDFLTLLDAQRTQLAADDALAAAESEVNVSVVGVYKALGGWGQSPQAPSVAQLQ
- a CDS encoding VOC family protein, encoding MAHQSRLAGFIIDCQDLPADEGARFWAAALGLQAQAAHVEGGAEYADLLGAPAGLNVEVQRVDHPSRVHLDIESDDIDAEADRLEKLGARRIGFVKRWWVMEAPTGHRFCIVRMREREVPANHWP